The following is a genomic window from Bacilli bacterium PM5-9.
TTCACTTTAATTAATTGCATTCTTCCATCATCAGACTTATATCTATTTAGTCCTTTTTGAATATCTATGTTAGAAATACCAATTTCTTGTAAACTTGCGATTGCTGCTAAAATATTATAAGCATTATATGAACCCCTTAAATTATGTTTAAATGGAAAATTATTGATAGTAACCTCATCAACTTTTAAAAATTCCAATTCATATTTAGGTTGAGTTCTATTAAATCCACACTCACAAACATAATGACCAAGTTGCCCATAAAAAATATGACTATAAATTAACTCTTTGCCACAATTTGGACAATGTCGAGAATCACTAATACTTCCTTGTTCAAAGTCTTTAATATTATTACTAAAACCATAACCAACATAATTAAATTCATTAAATCTTAAACAGAATGGATCATCAACATTTAAAATAAGCTCAACATTTTTATCTACTAAAGAGTTTTTAATTTTATCAATCAAAAGATCCATTTCGCTATAACGATCTAGTTGATCCCTAAAAAAATTAGTTATTACTAAATAATTATTATCTAATTCATTCATAACTTTATAAACATTACCCTCATCTACTTCAAAAACACCATACTTAACTTTTTTATCACCAAAAAAGCGATATGCCTCTACCATTGAAGATAAAATACCAGTATACATATTAGCACCAGTTTTATTACTAATTGTCTTTTCATCACACATCTCTAAAACATTCGCAATCAAATTAGTTGTTGTACTTTTCCCATTTGTTCCTGTAACTAAAATAATTGTTTCAATATTATTTGATAGTTTTTTAAAAATTTTCTTATTAAAACGTAAAGCAGTACGTCCACCTACATCAGTACCACGATTACCCATCATTCGACTAATTTTAATTGCAATTTTACCTAATAAAATACTCATTTTATCACTCCCACTCCATAATATTATACATAAATATAAGCATTAAAATATGTTTAATTTTTATCCAATAAATTAAAAAAGTACTCAATATCATTGAATACTATCATTAAGAAAAATCAGATACTTTTCAAATATCTCTTTCATACCATTATAAGTTGTAACTTGATTTAATTCTCTTCTAACTCGTGCATTGTCATTTAATCCTTTTAAATACCATGCACCATGACTACGCATTTGAGTAACTCCAATTTTTTCACCATACTCATCTACTAAATAAGTTAGATGTTCGATTGCTTGATTAATTTTCATAGATGCTGTTGGTTGTTCAAGTTTTTCACCAGTTTTTAAATAATGCTCAATTTCTCTTGCTAAAAAAGGATTACCTAAAATTCCACGACCAATCATAATTGCATCGCAGTTTGTTGTTTCAAACATTTGTATCGCATCTTCTAGTGTATAAATATCACCATTTCCAATTACAGGAATATCTAATTCTTCTTTTAAATTTTTTATTGTTTGCCAATCAGCTTTTCCTTCATAAAATTGTGCTCTAGTTCGACCATGCAAAGTAATCGCACTAGCACCAGCTTCTTGAACAATTTTTCCTATTTCTAAATAATTAATACTATTACTATCAAATCCAGTTCTAATTTTAACAGTAACAGGCTTATTTACAGCATTAACAACACCTTCAACTATCTCTTTAACTAAATCTGGATGTTTTAATAAATTAGAACCACCACCAGTTTTCAAAACCTTTTTGACCGGACACCCCATATTAATATCAATAAAAGTGCAATTACTATTTTCATCAATATATTTAGCTGCCATAATAATACTATTTACATCACCACCAAAAACTTGCATTGAAATCTGCCCTTCATCTTCATCAACTTCAATCATTTTCAATGTTTTTTCATTTTGATAATACAAAGCTTTATCACTAACCATCTCAGCACAAATTAAACCATCCATATATTTACGCAATATTTTTCTAAATGGTTTATTTGTAATTCCTGCCATTGGTGCAACAATAACTTTAGACTTTAATTCAATTTCTCTAATTTTCATTAAAAAAACTTGCTCCTACTTCATAATTATTATCTAAAACAATAATTCCTTGCGATATGTTTGTAAGACCTAAATCTTTTTTAGAACAAATCATTCCATTTGATTCTTCACCAATTAGTTTACCTTTTTTAATCCATGTCCCATTTGGTAAAACAGCTCCAACTTTAGAAACAACAACATATTGATCTTTATCTACATTAGGTGCACCACAAATAATTTGTAATTCTTCATTTTTCACATCAACATTACAAATATTTAATTTATCACTTTTTGGATGTTTATTAATATCTTTAACATACCCCACAACAAAATATACTTCATTATCTAATTCTAAAGCCTCTTGATTTATTTCTTTCAATCTTTTATTAATATCCTCATTAACTTTTTCATTTAATTTAATTAAATTTGTCTTTGCTTTAACACCTTCAAATTCAAATGTTTGGTATTCATTGATATTTTCATCAGCAAAATTAAAGATATTATAACCTATAACATCACTTCCATTATATAAAACACTAATTTCTTTTTCTTTTTTGAATGATGTGCACTCTTTATTTTTTATTCTAATTAATAAATTTCCATTAACATAAAATGCATGATATTTCATTTTTATTTATCTCCTTTAAATTTGATATTAATTGCATAGATAGGTTGATTCATACTTGAAAATTTTCTTTCATATTCACTCATTATATTTTCTTTTGCATGTTCACTTGCATGTAAGTCAACACTAACCATCTCAAAATTTGTTCCATAATCATTATATGATATTAAAGAACTTTCAAATAATGATTTATTATCTGTTTTCTGTTTAAGAAAACCATCTTTCTTTAATAATCTCTCATATATTTCTAAAAAACTTTTATAAGTTAATCTTCTTTTATAATGCCTTTTCTTTGGCCACGGATCACTAAAATTAATATAAATACATTCAAAAGTATTTTCATTAAAATATTCATCTAAATTAGTAGCATCTTCTTTAATAAGCAAAACATTCTCTAAACCTTCATTTTCAACTTTTTCAAGTGCTTTAACTAAAACTGTTCCAAATTTCTCCACACCAACGAAATTAACTTTAGGATGTTTTTTTGCCATACCAATAATAAAATCACCTTTACCAATTCCAATTTCTAAATGAATAGGTTTTTTATTATCGAAATATTTTTCTTGTTTTTCCTTAATGACATAATTTGAATTTGCAATTATGTCATCAGCTTTTGGATTGTTTCTTAATCTCAATTTAATACCCCTATCTTTTAATTCTTAACCAATATATTATATCATATTTTTTACCACAAAAAAACAACTCATTGAGCTGTTAAATTTTAACTAATTATTAATAGTTTCTGTTTTTTTTAAACGCTTATTTTTAATGAATTGCACTATTACTCCACCATTAGCAATAAATCCAATGTATCCAACAATTGGATAAACAATTGAAATTAAATTAGAAAAACCAATTAAACTTAAAAACAAAGCAAACATACAAATAAAAATAATACTAACTTTATTATTTATTTTGATTGTACTCTGTTCTAAACGATTAACTAACGCAAACATCATAGCTAATGATGAACTAAAGATACCGATTGCTAAAACAACAAGATATACTATTCCAAGAATACTACTAATATTATTTGAAATAATTAACATAGGCATATCAACACCAACAATTAAATTGATATTTTTTAACATTGCAAAACATATTAATGCTGCAACTATTGAAATTATTAACGCTCCAAAAAATGAACCTAATAAAATATGTTTTTTATTTTTTGCTTCAATTCCTAATGGACTTAAAATTGGTATTTGAACTATGAATATATAAGAAACAGCTAATAATGCTGATGTAATCCAAAATGGTGTAGGTTGTTTAACAAACTCTACTGTATTAAAATTAAGTGGTTCATTACCATAAATAATCCCTAAAATTGAGCTAATTATCGCAAGAACTACCATAGTTGGCACAATAAAACTAAAAACTTTAACAATACCATTAGCGCCATTTAAACAAATAAGCATTACAACAAGTGCTAAACCAATACTACCAAAAAACTTACTTACACCAAAGAAATTATTTAATAAGGCTCCAGCTCCTGCAAACATAATTATTAAAACAAAAAATAAAATAACATTAATTGTAATATTACAAATAGATTTTGCTTTTTCATTATCGCCAACAATAACTTCCTCGTATGAAGTAACTTTTTTATCATATGCTAATGACATACTCATATAAGCTAAAGTAACATATAAAATAAACATTAGTAACAATCCGAATATACAATACAAACCATAGCTTGCATAAAATTGTAATAACTCTTGTCCAGAAACGAATCCGGCACCAAAAATCGCACCAATGAAAGTTGTAGTTATTGCATAGTATTTATATTTATTTTCCATATCATCACTATCCTTATTTAAGTTTTTGACTAAATGTTAAATTTATCCCTAAAATTAAAAAAACAGCAAGTTAACAATTTAACTTGTAACTTACTGCTTTATTTTAAATGGTGACCCGTACGGGATTCGAACCCGTGAATGCATGCGTGAAAGGCATGTGTGTTAAACCGCTTCACCAACGGGCCATAAAAAAATGGCGGAGTAGGAGGGATTCGAACCCTCGCGACGCGTAAACGCCCTATACCCTTAGCAGGGGCACCTCTTCAGCCAACTTGAGTACTACTCCAAAAAAATGGCGCCTGAGATAGGATTTGAACCTATGACCGATCGGTTAACAGCCGATTGCTCTGCCACTGAGCTACTCAGGCGTGGTTATTACGCTATCTAATAATAGCATATTGCTAAATTAATTGCAACCACTAAAAAGATTTTTTTTGCATTTTTTATCACAAAAAACTACTGTTTTTATATTAAAAAAGAATCCAATAATTAATCAGATTCTTTACAATTATATTTTAATTGTTTTTTAATAATAGTTTATTTAAAACAATTGTTGCAGCACTTATTAAAGTCATCTTTATAAGATTAAATGGAAAATACAAAGAAACTATTGAATAAAAATAATCATTAGATGAATTTAATTGTGCAAAAGATGCACCAGAATATAATGGCACTGTAATAAAATAATTAACACCAGTTAATGTTATTGCAAAAATTAAACCCATAATCAATAAAGATATATATATATTCAATTTTGCTTTTACATATAACAAATAAAACATTATTGCAATAAAACATGAAGATAATAATAAAACTGAAACACCTACTATTTCACTACCATTAGCACCAAACAAAAAGAATAAAAATGCCTTGATGATTGATACCATTAGCCCATAACGCAACCCAATAATAATAACTGTCAAAATAACAATCGTTTCTGATAAATCAAAACGCAAGAATGGTACAATAAATGGTATTTCAACATAATTTAATAAGAAAGCAATACATGCCATAATTGAAGTAAAAACCATTTTTTGTGTTAAACTCCTTTTCTGTAATTCTAATACATTCATAATCAAATTTCCTTTCAAAATAAAAAATCGTGAATATCTCCACGATGAAAAATGACCATACTACCTATTGTCTTCTTCCATCCAGACTTTAACTGTTGGCCAAGGAATCGAACCTTGTCAGCTTTCGCTCGCGGGCTTTACCGCCAGTAAGGAATTGCACCTAACCCTGAAGATATCTTAATTATAGCATTTAAAAATTAATAAATCAACTGAAATAATTATAAATAAAGTGTTTCAATCCATTGATTATATTTTAAAAAATGATATAATAATTATTGAGAAGAATAAAAAATATCAAGAAAGACACTAGTTGTAGCTAGTGTCTTTTACATTTCGTTAAGGAGAAGAATAAAAAATTAGGCTATTTTAATAAGTAGCACTAATAGTAATATTAAAATTATTAGATTAAGTAATCTATTGTTACTATCCATAGTTTCTCATAATTTACATTTTATCTACTTCTCCAAAACGAGTTAGTGATAAATGCATATACTTACTCTCCTTAATTTGAAATGTAGGTGAATTACTCACCCAATTTATTATTTATATAAACTCTATTTTTACCTAAAAAAACATCGCAAAAATGCAATGTTTCTTTTTTTAGTCTAAATATTTTTTTAATACATCTACCTTATCAAGCTTTTCCCACGGTAATTCAATATCATTTCTTCCCATGTGACCATAAGCAGCAACTTGAGAATAAATAGGTTTTGATAACTCTAATGCCTTAATAATTCCAGATGGAGTTAAATAAAAATTATCACGAACTGCTTCATTAATTTTTTCTTCAGCAATGTGATTAGTATTAAACGTTTCAATTAAAATTGATATTGGATTAGCTTTTCCAATCGCATAAGATAATTGAATTTCACATTTATCACATAAACCAGCCGCAACAATGTTTTTAGCAACCCATCTTGCTGCATAAGCAGCTGAGCGATCAACCTTAGTAGCATCTTTACCAGAAAATGCACCACCACCATGACGAGAATAACCACCATATGTATCAACAATTATTTTTCTGCCTGTCAATCCACTATCTCCGTGTGGTCCACCGATAACAAATCTTCCTGTTGGATTAATTAATACTTTGTAATCATCATTAGCCATATCATAAGAACTTAAAACTTTTTTAATAATATGTTCTTTAATATATTCAACAAATTCCTCGTGATTGTAGTCTGGATCATGTTGAATAGACATTAAAACAGTGTGTATTTTCGGATTTTCTTCATCAGTATAATCAATTGTTACTTGTGACTTCATGTCTGGTCTAGCCCACTTGAATTCACCACTTTTACGTTGTTTTGATGCTTCTCTAACTAAATTATGTGCAATAACAATCGCATATGGCATATAACCTTTAGTTTCATTACATGCAAAACCAAACATTATACCTTGATCTCCTGCACCAATTTGTTTTTCCTCATTTGTTGTATCATCAACACCTAAAGCGATATCTTGTGATTGTTTATGTAATAAAATATCAACTTTGCATGTGTCGCAATTAATACCCAAATCTTCGTGAACATAACCTATCTCTCTTAACTTATTACGAACAATTTGTTCATAATCAACTTGAGCGTTTGTTCTTATTTCGCCACCAACAACAATTTGTTGAGTTGTTGCAAAACACTCACAGGCTACTCGTGAATTTGGATCTTGTTTTAATACTGCATCTAAAATGGCATCACTTATTTGATCACAAACTTTGTCTGGATGTCCTTCAGAAACTGATTCTGAAGTAAATAATCTTAATTCTTCCATTACTTAATCATACTCCTTTTGTAATTAATATTGATACCTTCAAATTAACAATTACAGTATATCATGTCTTAAATAATAATGAAACCAATATGTCATTTATATTCTCATAATCTACATAATAATATCTAAATAATATGTTATTATTATCAAAGTAAGGAGTTGTGAATAAATGATAAGTAATAAAAACAAATTGATATCATTTTTTTTAAGTTCAGTCTTAACAATTATTTCTTGGGGAATAATTTTTTTAGATGTTATTTTACAAGTTACTACTTTTTTTGAAATTAGTATTTATAATGTAGACACTATCGGCTTTACGTTTACAACATTAATGTTAACTTTTTATACATTTACAATTCTATTTAAAATTTCAGGGATATCATATTTTCCAATAGTATTAATACTACTACATATGGGAACTTTAAATGGTTCAACTTTAGCAATTTTATTTATCATTGTTGATCTATTAATTATGTTGTTGTTAAATACTGGTGCAGATCAAAATATATATACAAAATCAACATATTATCAAAAGAAAAAGGACAATAATTCTACTAGTAAAACAATCCATAAAACAGCAAGTGATAATATTTTTGATGCTGAATATAAAGAAAAAGATAAATAAAAGGAGCATATATGAAACTAATAGACAGTTTAAAAAAAGATACTAAAAAAATAGAATTTTATGGTGCAAGAAAACCTAAATACAACAAAGAAGAACAGGCATTCTTTTTTGAAAATGATTCATTGGTTGCTCTTAGCACCTTTGATGACTTAAATAACCTTAATAACTTTTATGAAATTATCAAGAATTCTTTAATTGAAAAATTAGATGATATTCATATAAAAGATTATAGCAATGATGATAACTTTGCAGGATTTGCATATCTTGATCAAGAAATTAAATTAAATTATCAAGATTCATTAAACGAACAAACAACATCAATTAGCTTATTAGAAAAAGAATCTCTATCATTCAGTTATATTTTAATTAAAGTTATTAATGAAGATGATGAGATATTGATTTGGGTAAAACTAAAATCACCATTAAAAATAGAAAACAATACTTTCTATTATAATCCAGATGATTACGAAGTAAAAATAACAAAAGATGGCCTTAAAGTTAGTAATTACCCTGCTTTTAAAGTTGATGTTAACTTAGTAAGTTTTATCTATTTAAATGATGATTTCTATATTTTAGATAAAGAATTATATCAAAAATATTTCAACTTAGAAACATATTATGATAATCAAGCATCTCAAATAGTATATAATAATCCAAACATAATTAGTGATGGACAATTACTTACTAAAGGTAGCGCAAAACTTGTATGTGAATATTTCGAGCAAATTGATTCTATGTGCCAACAAATTAATGATGGCTCATTAAGTAAAGAAAAAGTTAAAGAAGTAATATCATTTTTAAATTTAAGTTTAGAATACAACGATGATAAATTTATTTTAAAAAGACCTAAAGATTTAATGGATTTATTGTTACTTAGTAATGGTTGTTTGGGAATAAATAGTCTTACAAACACTCAATTTAAAGTTAAAAGACCACAATATCTAGCTGATGAATAGGTACCGTTTGCGTTTAGAAGCTAATTACGGTATAATTATTTCTTGGAAAGATACGGTGAACGATAAATGAAAAAAATAATTAATATTGCAGTAATCGCCCATGTTGATGCTGGAAAGTCAACACTAGTAGATGCTTTTTTATCACAAAGCAATACAATGGAGGCAAGCAATCAAGTCATGGATAGTAATGATTTAGAAAAAGAAAGAGGAATTACTATTTATGCAAAAAACTGTAGCATAAACTATAAAGATTATAAAATCAATATAGTTGACACACCAGGACATGCTGACTTTAGTAGTGAAGTTGAGCGTATAATCAGAACAGTAGACACAGTAATTTTACTAGTAGACAGTGCTGAAGGTGTTATGCCACAAACAAGATTTGTTTTACAAAAATCATTAAATTTAGGATTAAATCCAATTTTATTAATTAATAAAATTGATAAACCAGATCAAAGAGCTACTGAAGTTATTGAAGAGGTACTAGAACTTTTCTTAGATTTAGATGCAAATGATAAACAATTAGAGTTTCCAACTTTATTTGGAATCGCAAAACAAGGTATCGTTAAATACAGTTTAGATGATGATTCTAAAGATTTAACACCATTATTCAATACAATAATTGAACATGTAGATATT
Proteins encoded in this region:
- a CDS encoding UDP-N-acetylmuramyl tripeptide synthase (product_source=COG0769; cath_funfam=3.40.1190.10; cog=COG0769; ko=KO:K23393; pfam=PF08245,PF08353; superfamily=53623), producing the protein MSILLGKIAIKISRMMGNRGTDVGGRTALRFNKKIFKKLSNNIETIILVTGTNGKSTTTNLIANVLEMCDEKTISNKTGANMYTGILSSMVEAYRFFGDKKVKYGVFEVDEGNVYKVMNELDNNYLVITNFFRDQLDRYSEMDLLIDKIKNSLVDKNVELILNVDDPFCLRFNEFNYVGYGFSNNIKDFEQGSISDSRHCPNCGKELIYSHIFYGQLGHYVCECGFNRTQPKYELEFLKVDEVTINNFPFKHNLRGSYNAYNILAAIASLQEIGISNIDIQKGLNRYKSDDGRMQLIKVNNNNVYLNLVKNHAGMNMTLQEIKGLRPQNVAFILNDYEGDGKDVSWIWDADFEHLLKLDIERFFISGTRANDMALRLKNMGVEPRKIMVNVLFESMVDIICEKDAVVIASYTALNDTKNILMKRGIE
- a CDS encoding nifR3 family TIM-barrel protein (product_source=TIGR00737; cath_funfam=1.10.1200.80,3.20.20.70; cog=COG0042; pfam=PF01207; superfamily=51395; tigrfam=TIGR00737): MKIREIELKSKVIVAPMAGITNKPFRKILRKYMDGLICAEMVSDKALYYQNEKTLKMIEVDEDEGQISMQVFGGDVNSIIMAAKYIDENSNCTFIDINMGCPVKKVLKTGGGSNLLKHPDLVKEIVEGVVNAVNKPVTVKIRTGFDSNSINYLEIGKIVQEAGASAITLHGRTRAQFYEGKADWQTIKNLKEELDIPVIGNGDIYTLEDAIQMFETTNCDAIMIGRGILGNPFLAREIEHYLKTGEKLEQPTASMKINQAIEHLTYLVDEYGEKIGVTQMRSHGAWYLKGLNDNARVRRELNQVTTYNGMKEIFEKYLIFLNDSIQ
- a CDS encoding tRNA-binding protein (product_source=KO:K06878; cath_funfam=2.40.50.140,3.30.1940.10; cog=COG0073; ko=KO:K06878; pfam=PF01588; superfamily=50249) — translated: MKYHAFYVNGNLLIRIKNKECTSFKKEKEISVLYNGSDVIGYNIFNFADENINEYQTFEFEGVKAKTNLIKLNEKVNEDINKRLKEINQEALELDNEVYFVVGYVKDINKHPKSDKLNICNVDVKNEELQIICGAPNVDKDQYVVVSKVGAVLPNGTWIKKGKLIGEESNGMICSKKDLGLTNISQGIIVLDNNYEVGASFFNEN
- a CDS encoding tRNA (guanine-N7-)-methyltransferase (product_source=KO:K03439; cath_funfam=3.40.50.150; cog=COG0220; ko=KO:K03439; pfam=PF02390; superfamily=53335; tigrfam=TIGR00091) encodes the protein MRLRNNPKADDIIANSNYVIKEKQEKYFDNKKPIHLEIGIGKGDFIIGMAKKHPKVNFVGVEKFGTVLVKALEKVENEGLENVLLIKEDATNLDEYFNENTFECIYINFSDPWPKKRHYKRRLTYKSFLEIYERLLKKDGFLKQKTDNKSLFESSLISYNDYGTNFEMVSVDLHASEHAKENIMSEYERKFSSMNQPIYAINIKFKGDK
- a CDS encoding putative membrane protein YkvI (product_source=COG3949; cog=COG3949; transmembrane_helix_parts=Inside_1_6,TMhelix_7_24,Outside_25_33,TMhelix_34_56,Inside_57_90,TMhelix_91_113,Outside_114_116,TMhelix_117_139,Inside_140_140,TMhelix_141_163,Outside_164_182,TMhelix_183_202,Inside_203_214,TMhelix_215_237,Outside_238_256,TMhelix_257_279,Inside_280_299,TMhelix_300_317,Outside_318_321,TMhelix_322_344,Inside_345_357), with translation MENKYKYYAITTTFIGAIFGAGFVSGQELLQFYASYGLYCIFGLLLMFILYVTLAYMSMSLAYDKKVTSYEEVIVGDNEKAKSICNITINVILFFVLIIMFAGAGALLNNFFGVSKFFGSIGLALVVMLICLNGANGIVKVFSFIVPTMVVLAIISSILGIIYGNEPLNFNTVEFVKQPTPFWITSALLAVSYIFIVQIPILSPLGIEAKNKKHILLGSFFGALIISIVAALICFAMLKNINLIVGVDMPMLIISNNISSILGIVYLVVLAIGIFSSSLAMMFALVNRLEQSTIKINNKVSIIFICMFALFLSLIGFSNLISIVYPIVGYIGFIANGGVIVQFIKNKRLKKTETINN
- a CDS encoding riboflavin transporter FmnP (product_source=COG3601; cog=COG3601; ko=KO:K23675; pfam=PF12822; transmembrane_helix_parts=Outside_1_14,TMhelix_15_37,Inside_38_49,TMhelix_50_72,Outside_73_81,TMhelix_82_104,Inside_105_110,TMhelix_111_133,Outside_134_154,TMhelix_155_177,Inside_178_185) produces the protein MNVLELQKRSLTQKMVFTSIMACIAFLLNYVEIPFIVPFLRFDLSETIVILTVIIIGLRYGLMVSIIKAFLFFLFGANGSEIVGVSVLLLSSCFIAIMFYLLYVKAKLNIYISLLIMGLIFAITLTGVNYFITVPLYSGASFAQLNSSNDYFYSIVSLYFPFNLIKMTLISAATIVLNKLLLKNN
- a CDS encoding S-adenosylmethionine synthetase (product_source=KO:K00789; cath_funfam=3.30.300.10; cog=COG0192; ko=KO:K00789; pfam=PF00438,PF02772,PF02773; superfamily=55973; tigrfam=TIGR01034); the encoded protein is MEELRLFTSESVSEGHPDKVCDQISDAILDAVLKQDPNSRVACECFATTQQIVVGGEIRTNAQVDYEQIVRNKLREIGYVHEDLGINCDTCKVDILLHKQSQDIALGVDDTTNEEKQIGAGDQGIMFGFACNETKGYMPYAIVIAHNLVREASKQRKSGEFKWARPDMKSQVTIDYTDEENPKIHTVLMSIQHDPDYNHEEFVEYIKEHIIKKVLSSYDMANDDYKVLINPTGRFVIGGPHGDSGLTGRKIIVDTYGGYSRHGGGAFSGKDATKVDRSAAYAARWVAKNIVAAGLCDKCEIQLSYAIGKANPISILIETFNTNHIAEEKINEAVRDNFYLTPSGIIKALELSKPIYSQVAAYGHMGRNDIELPWEKLDKVDVLKKYLD
- a CDS encoding hypothetical protein (product_source=Hypo-rule applied; superfamily=81321; transmembrane_helix_parts=Inside_1_8,TMhelix_9_31,Outside_32_45,TMhelix_46_68,Inside_69_74,TMhelix_75_97,Outside_98_151), with translation MISNKNKLISFFLSSVLTIISWGIIFLDVILQVTTFFEISIYNVDTIGFTFTTLMLTFYTFTILFKISGISYFPIVLILLHMGTLNGSTLAILFIIVDLLIMLLLNTGADQNIYTKSTYYQKKKDNNSTSKTIHKTASDNIFDAEYKEKDK
- a CDS encoding hypothetical protein (product_source=Hypo-rule applied) — encoded protein: MKLIDSLKKDTKKIEFYGARKPKYNKEEQAFFFENDSLVALSTFDDLNNLNNFYEIIKNSLIEKLDDIHIKDYSNDDNFAGFAYLDQEIKLNYQDSLNEQTTSISLLEKESLSFSYILIKVINEDDEILIWVKLKSPLKIENNTFYYNPDDYEVKITKDGLKVSNYPAFKVDVNLVSFIYLNDDFYILDKELYQKYFNLETYYDNQASQIVYNNPNIISDGQLLTKGSAKLVCEYFEQIDSMCQQINDGSLSKEKVKEVISFLNLSLEYNDDKFILKRPKDLMDLLLLSNGCLGINSLTNTQFKVKRPQYLADE